The Leifsonia williamsii genome includes a region encoding these proteins:
- a CDS encoding alpha-galactosidase has product MPIDSDHVHLRAGGTSVVVLLDRSRLPRILHWGEDLGELSAEALQQIAATTQPAVGDSAVTYPQPVPVLGQLHEGWLGRPGLVGDSGGRRWAPEFLTTGAQVSTSDEGVALTVDAHDDAYGLSLTLELEVLQASGLVRQRARLRNDRPDAFRLDALELALPVPADADELLDLTGRWSLERVPQRRAFDVGEWVRASRGGKPGLEHTMLLVAGQPGFGFRSGRVWATHLAWSGNQTLAAERTPANIRRLSALEGLAAAEVELGQGEEHVTPWQFGSWGDGLDALAARFHRHLRASPAHPVGPRPVLVNTWEAVYFEQDLDTLVRFAEESAAIGAERFVVDDGWFVARRDDTSSLGDWVVDPERWPGGLKPLADRVHELGMDFGLWFEPEMVNLDSRLAEQHPEWVFDAGHGPGLPSRHQHVLDLGHPEAYDHVLERMSGLIDELGIAYVKWDHNRYLLDAGHTPSGRPGLRAQTLAAYRLMDELHRRHPGLEIESCASGGGRIDLGVLERTQRVWPSDCNDPHERLEIQRWTALLVPPELQGTHIGAEESHTTHRSHPLSYRGEKAIWGHLGIEIDLLMADDATKRELASWIAFHKEHRELLHSGARVNADLTEAAARLEGVVAADGGEALFAFSVTERPRTWPVGRLGLPGLDDERQYAVRAVFPAGGALSGAQPPWLADGALLPGRVLRLVGLEMPSLDPDRSLLLHVRAI; this is encoded by the coding sequence ATGCCCATCGACTCGGACCACGTCCACCTGCGAGCGGGAGGCACCAGCGTCGTCGTCCTGCTCGACCGCTCGCGCCTCCCGCGCATCCTGCACTGGGGCGAGGACCTCGGCGAGCTGAGCGCGGAGGCGCTGCAGCAGATCGCGGCGACCACCCAGCCCGCGGTCGGCGACAGCGCCGTCACCTATCCGCAGCCCGTGCCGGTGCTCGGCCAGCTGCACGAGGGCTGGCTGGGGCGGCCGGGGCTCGTCGGCGACTCCGGCGGACGCCGCTGGGCGCCCGAGTTCCTGACGACCGGCGCACAGGTCTCGACCTCGGACGAGGGTGTGGCCCTGACCGTGGACGCGCACGACGACGCCTACGGTCTCTCGCTCACGCTCGAGCTGGAGGTGCTGCAGGCGAGTGGCCTTGTCCGTCAGCGGGCACGGCTGCGCAACGACCGGCCCGACGCCTTCCGGCTCGACGCCCTCGAACTGGCCCTCCCGGTTCCGGCCGACGCCGACGAGCTGCTCGACCTCACCGGCCGCTGGTCGCTGGAGCGCGTCCCGCAGCGGCGGGCGTTCGACGTCGGGGAGTGGGTGCGCGCCTCCCGCGGCGGCAAGCCCGGTCTCGAGCACACGATGCTGCTCGTCGCCGGGCAGCCGGGCTTCGGCTTCCGGAGCGGTCGGGTGTGGGCGACGCACCTCGCCTGGAGCGGCAATCAGACCCTCGCTGCCGAGCGCACGCCGGCGAACATCCGCCGGCTCTCCGCCCTGGAGGGGCTCGCGGCCGCCGAGGTCGAGCTCGGCCAGGGCGAGGAGCACGTCACGCCGTGGCAGTTCGGCTCGTGGGGTGACGGGCTCGACGCGCTCGCCGCGCGGTTCCACCGGCACCTGCGGGCGTCGCCGGCGCATCCCGTCGGCCCGCGGCCGGTGCTCGTGAACACCTGGGAGGCCGTGTACTTCGAGCAGGACCTCGACACGCTCGTCCGGTTCGCCGAGGAGTCGGCGGCCATCGGCGCCGAGCGGTTCGTCGTGGACGACGGCTGGTTCGTGGCCCGGCGCGACGACACCAGCTCCCTCGGCGACTGGGTGGTCGACCCCGAACGGTGGCCGGGCGGGTTGAAGCCGCTCGCGGACCGCGTGCACGAGCTCGGCATGGACTTCGGTCTCTGGTTCGAGCCGGAGATGGTCAACCTCGACTCCCGGCTGGCCGAGCAGCACCCCGAGTGGGTCTTCGACGCGGGCCACGGGCCGGGTCTGCCCTCGCGGCACCAGCACGTGCTCGATCTCGGCCATCCCGAGGCCTACGACCACGTCCTCGAACGGATGAGCGGGCTCATCGACGAGCTCGGCATCGCGTACGTGAAGTGGGACCACAACCGTTACCTGCTGGATGCCGGGCACACCCCCTCCGGGCGTCCCGGCCTGCGTGCTCAGACGCTCGCGGCCTACCGCCTGATGGACGAGCTCCACCGCCGGCACCCGGGCCTCGAGATCGAGTCGTGCGCGAGCGGCGGCGGCCGGATCGACCTCGGTGTGCTGGAGCGCACGCAGCGGGTCTGGCCGAGCGACTGCAACGACCCGCACGAGCGCCTGGAGATCCAGCGCTGGACGGCGCTGCTCGTCCCGCCGGAGCTGCAGGGCACCCACATCGGCGCCGAGGAGTCGCACACCACGCACCGCTCGCACCCGCTGTCGTACCGCGGAGAGAAGGCGATCTGGGGGCACCTCGGCATCGAGATCGACCTCCTCATGGCCGACGACGCGACCAAGCGGGAGCTCGCCTCGTGGATCGCGTTCCACAAGGAGCACCGGGAGCTGCTGCACAGCGGCGCGCGCGTCAACGCCGACCTGACCGAGGCCGCCGCGCGCCTGGAGGGCGTCGTCGCGGCCGACGGCGGGGAGGCGCTCTTCGCCTTCTCCGTGACGGAGCGGCCGCGCACCTGGCCGGTGGGCCGGCTGGGGCTGCCGGGGCTCGATGACGAGCGGCAGTACGCCGTGCGTGCCGTCTTCCCGGCCGGTGGCGCGCTCTCGGGCGCCCAGCCGCCGTGGCTGGCTGATGGCGCCCTCCTCCCTGGTCGCGTGCTGCGGCTCGTGGGGCTGGAGATGCCGTCGCTGGACCCGGACCGCTCGCTGCTGCTGCACGTGCGGGCGATCTGA